A genome region from Drosophila simulans strain w501 chromosome 2R, Prin_Dsim_3.1, whole genome shotgun sequence includes the following:
- the LOC6734136 gene encoding endoplasmic reticulum metallopeptidase 1, translated as MGATRDGKTSLSGSENLIIEVDEDKIRCKQYSWYFAPTYLLFWVGLFFAVIYPLFQALPTGIKISEEADKPGQFVAERAQEILLKISRLGPRVVGDVDNEVNVVNLLLAEIEKVRQVLRDDVYEMEVEVQRASGSYLIKGLTNHYQGVQNVIVRLSTKSSNSTSYLLVNSHYDTKPGSPGAGDDAAMVVVMMEVLRLVAVSGNPFLHPIIFLFNGAEEQPMQGSHGFITQHRWAANCKALLNLDSAGAGGRDLLFQGGPNHPWLMEHYRNSAPHPFATTTAEEMFEAGIIPSDTDFRIFRDFGVVPGLDMAGVYNGFVYHTKFDRYAVISLDSLQNSGDNLLALVWSISSAEEMYDTGAHASGHAVFFDFIGLFFVHYQESTSLALNLSFSFGAILLVCLSLWRMSRVTGQSMGTYAGVFGLLFLLALAGVLLAVAFPLLMATFYDWGNRTLTYFSNSWLVIGLYICPSVIGLVLPMTLYLTHKKCKKIPHTYYLHIVGHANCVLLAILCLGATALKYRSAYLFLISLIFYVAALIINLLTRLHCRGYLWSLVLIVFQIIPFIYHAYLFHMFILILIPMTGRFGVSTNPDILIGALCGFGTILALSFAAPLINVFRRPNCMLGGLALVMFIFCMITVSDVGFPYRPKTNVMRADFMQVHRKFFEYNGSVSLEDSGYYFHLGDRNKEAPLRDHMNLTNLVRLGEDCDSELMCGIPCYRYCSARKHALWLAREEPVELPYPTVLEFLSKTVLSGGYQVRYEFRLTGPPNMGLFFKPLDGVKLLRWTFAPAMLDNPATYRPPLEVMLTYGIDNTPIEFFVELSKDDGNFDEPVFEMGVSGHYVSPHDKRDALSQEFLATLPDFAFSMEWPSSYERHIF; from the exons atggGAGCCACTAGGGATGGCAAG ACGTCCCTTTCGGGATCTGAGAACCTGATAATCGAGGTGGACGAGGACAAGATCCGTTGCAAGCAGTATTCCTGGTACTTTGCACCCACCTACCTACTGTTCTGGGTGGGGCTCTTCTTCGCCGTCATCTACCCACTTTTCCAGGCCTTGCCCACCGGAATCAAGATCTCCGAGGAGGCGGATAAGCCGGGACAGTTCGTGGCCGAGAGAGCTCAGGAAATACTGCTGAAAATTAGTCGACTGGGACCCCGTGTGGTGGGTGATGTTGATAATGAAGTCAACGTTGTGAATTTGCTGCTCGCTGAAATCGAAAAAGTGCGCCAGGTGCTGCGAGACGATGTCTATGAAATGGAGGTAGAGGTGCAACGAGCATCCGGGTCCTACTTGATCAAAGGCCTAACGAATCACTATCAGGGTGTGCAGAATGTGATCGTTAGACTGAGTACCAAGAGCTCCAATAGCACCTCCTACCTTTTGGTCAATAGTCACTACGATACCAAACCGGGTTCACCTG GTGCCGGAGATGACGCTGCCATGGTTGTGGTAATGATGGAGGTACTGCGTCTGGTCGCCGTTTCAGGGAATCCCTTCCTGCATCCGATTATATTCCTTTTCAATGGTGCCGAGGAGCAGCCAATGCAGGGATCACATGGGTTCATCACGCAGCACAGATGGGCTGCTAACTGCAA GGCTCTGCTGAACTTGGATTCCGCTGGTGCTGGTGGGCGTGATCTGCTCTTCCAGGGCGGTCCCAATCATCCCTGGCTGATGGAG CATTACAGAAACAGTGCCCCGCACCCGTTCGCCACCACAACGGCCGAGGAGATGTTCGAGGCTGGTATCATACCATCGGATACCGATTTCCGGATCTTTCGGGACTTTGGAGTTGTGCCAG GCTTGGACATGGCCGGCGTGTACAATGGATTCGTCTATCACACGAAATTCGATCGATACGCGGTGATAAGTCTCGACTCCCTGCAGAATTCCGGCGACAATTTACTGGCCCTGGTATGGAGTATTTCAAGTGCCGAGGAAATGTACGACACAGGG GCACACGCGTCGGGACATGCAGTATTCTTCGACTTCATTGGACTGTTCTTTGTCCATTACCAGGAGTCGACTAGTTTGGCCCTGAATCTCTCCTTCTCGTTCGGTGCCATTTTGCTGGTCTGCCTCTCGTTATGGCGAATGTCACGGGTTACTGGCCAGAGTATGGGCACCTATGCCGGCGTCTTTGGACTCCTATTCCTGCTAGCCCTTGCTGGTGTGCTACTCGCCGTGGCCTTCCCCCTGCTGATGGCCACCTTCTATGATTGGGGAAATAGAACGTTGACCTATTTTAGCAACAGCTGGCTGGTCATTGGCCTCTACATTTGTCCATCGGTTATTGGTCTTGTGCTGCCAATGACCCTCTACTTGACGCATAAGAAGTGT AAGAAGATCCCCCATACTTACTACTTGCATATTGTGGGTCACGCGAACTGTGTCCTGTTGGCCATCTTGTGTTTGGGTGCAACGGCGCTTAAATACCGTAGTGCCTATCTATTCCTGATCTCTCTTATTTTCTACGTTGCTGCACTAATCATTAACCTATTGACCCGTCTCCATTGTCGCG GCTATCTGTGGTCCCTGGTGCTGATAGTTTTCCAGATTATACCCTTCATTTACCACGCCTACTTGTTTCACATGTTCATACTTATTCTCATTCCGATGACTGGTCGCTTTGGGGTCTCCACCAATCCGGATATACTAATCGGCGCCCTTTGTGGTTTTGGCACAATTCTGGCGTTATCCTTTGCT GCGCCCCTAATCAATGTCTTTCGGCGTCCGAACTGCATGCTGGGTGGTCTGGCACTGGTCATGTTCATTTTCTGCATGATTACCGTCTCCGATGTTGGATTCCCGTACCGGCCCAAAACGAATGTCATGCGTGCCGACTTCATG CAAGTGCATCGCAAATTTTTCGAGTACAATGGTTCTGTTAGCCTCGAGGATTCTGGCTACTACTTCCATCTGGGGGATCGAAACAAAGAGGCACCTCTCCGCGATCACATGAACCTGACCAACCTGGTACGCCTGGGCGAGGATTGCGACTCCGAGCTGATGTGCGGTATTCCCTGCTACCGATATTGTAGTGCCCGGAAGCATGCACTTTGGCTTGCTCGAGAAGAGCCCGTAGAACTGCCATATCCAACGGTCTTGGAGTTCCTTAGCAAGACAGTTCTGTCCGGTGGCTATCAGGTGCGCTATGAGTTCCGGCTGACTGGTCCGCCCAATATGGGTCTATTCTTCAAGCCACTGGATGGTGTAAAACTACTCCGATGGACGTTTGCCCCCGCAATGCTGGATAATCCGGCCACTTACAGGCCTCCTCTGGAGGTCATGTTAACCTACGGCATTGATAACACTCCCATCGAATTCTTCGTGGAGCTTTCT AAGGACGATGGCAACTTCGATGAACCCGTCTTCGAGATGGGCGTCTCTGGGCACTATGTCAGTCCACATGACAAGCGGGATGCACTGAGCCAGGAGTTCCTGGCCACACTTCCGGACTTTGCCTTCTCGATGGAGTGGCCCAGTAGCTACGAACGGCATATATTCTAG
- the LOC6734135 gene encoding endoplasmic reticulum metallopeptidase 1 has translation MEKHNGGFEEDKLSEHSETSYTENKKNTLQLVTGGIDPEEGCSNVTLIELKQKSRFSEQLEWYYSPAYLLFWVGLFFAVCYPLFNHLPTGVKIEEEANLPGTFVAQRAESILIRLDLMGPKIAGDYVTEVEMVQFLLGEISKVRDEMRSDLYDMEVDVQRSSGSFLHWQMINMYQGIQNVVVKLSSKSSNSTSYLLVNSHYDSKPSSVGTGDAELMVVTMLETLRLMATSEEPFLHPIVFLFNGAEEQPFHGSHSFISNHRWSANCKALVNLDSAGAGGREILFQGGPNHPWLMKQYKKSAKHPFATTMAEEIFQADLIPSDTDFRIFRDFGPVPGLDMAGCYNGFVYHTKFDRYKVISRGALQNTGDNVLSLVRSISNAEEMYDTEAHSEGHSVFFDYLGLFFVYYTESTGTALNISFSLGAILVICLSLWRMARVTDRRLGTYARAFGLQFLLAILGFLLALGFPLLMSVFYDAGDRTMTYFSNSWLVIGLFICPSIIGLVLPATLYLSLRPSEKIPHTYHLQIVGHAYCVFMAVLCILLTIVGIRTAYLFMMCVFFYLGALIINLATRLHDKGYLWALVLCVCQILPYLYFTYLFHALLVITIPMTSRKGMDANPDLLISLECALGSILAMVFLAPLLNLFRRPKAMVGGLTLVMFIFCMISVSDVGFPYRPTTNVMRLHFLEVHRKFYEFDGSISLEDSGYYFDLQDRRFENPLLDKINLTGITRVDDYCETEMFCGLPCFNHRWCSAVKDARWLPRDEPVDLPGTPVLQFLNKTVLGTGSAPRARYYFEVSSGPPRMSFFVQPRDGVRMLSWSFLKGMLDNPSVYKPPYHIFFGYGSDNSPVEFFFEMTKDDGNFDGPVVELGISGHYMSHLSKRDATTRKFIEDLPDFAHPMEWPSSYERYIF, from the exons ATGGAGAAGCACAATGGAGGTTTTGAAGAGGATAAGCTTTCGGAGCACTCGGAAACATCGTACACtgagaacaaaaaaaatacccTGCAATTGGTTACCGGAGGGATAGATCCTGAGGAGGGCTGCAGCAATGTTACGCTGATCGAATTGAAGCAAAAGTCCAGATTCTCTGAGCAACTGGAATGGTACTACTCACCAGCATACTTGCTCTTCTGGGTCGGACTATTCTTCGCAGTGTGCTATCCACTGTTTAACCACCTGCCCACTGGAGTCAAGATAGAGGAGGAGGCCAACTTACCGGGCACCTTTGTGGCCCAGCGGGCGGAGAGCATACTGATCCGGCTGGATCTTATGGGCCCCAAGATAGCGGGGGATTACGTGACGGAGGTGGAAATGGTTCAGTTTTTGCTTGGCGAGATATCAAAAGTGCGGGACGAGATGAGAAGCGATCTCTATGATATGGAGGTGGATGTACAGCGCTCTAGTGGTTCTTTTCTTCATTGGCAAATGATTAACATGTACCAGGGCATTCAAAATGTGGTGGTGAAACTGAGTTCCAAGAGTTCCAACAGCACCTCATACCTATTGGTCAATAGTCATTACGACTCCAAGCCCAGCAGTGTGG GAACTGGTGATGCTGAGTTGATGGTTGTGACCATGCTGGAGACACTCCGCTTAATGGCCACGTCCGAGGAGCCCTTTCTGCACCCAATAGTATTCCTGTTCAATGGCGCTGAGGAGCAGCCCTTCCATGGTTCACACTCGTTTATATCCAACCATCGATGGTCGGCGAACTGCAA GGCGTTAGTCAACCTGGATTCGGCCGGAGCTGGTGGTCGTGAAATTCTCTTCCAGGGGGGTCCCAACCATCCCTGGCTAATGAAG CAATACAAAAAGAGTGCCAAGCATCCCTTTGCCACGACAATGGCCGAGGAAATCTTCCAGGCGGATCTGATACCGTCCGACACAGATTTCCGTATCTTCCGTGACTTTGGCCCAGTGCCAG GTCTGGACATGGCTGGTTGCTACAATGGTTTCGTATATCACACCAAGTTCGATCGCTACAAGGTTATTTCACGAGGTGCTCTGCAAAACACTGGCGATAATGTGCTTTCTTTGGTCCGCAGTATATCCAATGCGGAGGAAATGTACGATACAGAG GCTCATTCCGAGGGTCACTCTGTGTTCTTCGACTATCTGGGTCTTTTCTTCGTTTACTATACGGAGTCAACTGGCACAGCTCTTAATATCTCGTTCTCGCTGGGCGCCATTCTGGTTATATGCCTTTCCTTGTGGCGCATGGCCAGGGTCACGGATCGGAGATTGGGCACCTACGCACGCGCCTTCGGGTTGCAGTTCCTTCTCGCCATTCTGGGTTTCTTGCTGGCCCTCGGCTTTCCATTGCTGATGTCTGTGTTCTACGATGCCGGCGATCGCACGATGACGTACTTCAGCAACAGCTGGCTGGTCATTGGTCTCTTCATCTGCCCCTCTATTATTGGCCTAGTTCTGCCTGCGACTCTCTACTTGTCCCTGAGACCCAGC GAGAAGATACCGCACACCTATCACCTACAGATCGTGGGACATGCCTACTGTGTTTTCATGGCTGTGCTGTGCATTCTACTAACCATCGTAGGTATTCGCACTGCGTATCTCTTTATGATGTGTGTATTCTTCTACTTGGGAGCTTTGATCATCAACCTGGCTACTCGACTTCATGATAAAG GCTATCTTTGGGCTCTGGTGCTCTGTGTTTGCCAGATACTTCCCTATCTGTACTTCACCTACCTGTTCCATGCTCTTCTGGTTATCACCATTCCGATGACGAGTCGCAAGGGCATGGATGCTAATCCCGATTTATTGATCTCCTTGGAGTGCGCACTGGGCTCTATTCTGGCAATGGTGTTTCTG GCTCCTCTGTTGAATCTCTTCCGGCGACCAAAGGCCATGGTTGGAGGATTGACATTGGTTATGTTCATTTTCTGCATGATTTCTGTTTCGGATGTGGGCTTTCCATATCGCCCCACAACGAACGTGATGCGTCTCCACTTTTTG GAGGTACATCGCAAGTTTTACGAGTTCGACGGTTCAATTAGCCTGGAGGACAGTGGTTACTACTTCGACTTGCAGGACAGGCGCTTTGAGAATCCTCTGCTGGATAAGATCAATCTAACTGGAATTACGCGCGTTGATGACTACTGCGAAACCGAGATGTTTTGCGGCTTGCCGTGCTTTAACCACCGCTGGTGCTCCGCCGTGAAGGATGCCCGTTGGTTACCTAGGGATGAGCCCGTCGATTTGCCCGGTACTCCGGTTTTGCAATTCCTGAACAAGACTGTATTGGGAACTGGGTCTGCTCCTAGGGCTCGATACTACTTTGAAGTGTCATCGGGGCCGCCTAGGATGAGTTTCTTTGTACAGCCTCGGGATGGAGTAAGGATGCTCAGCTGGTCGTTCCTCAAGGGAATGCTGGACAATCCATCGGTCTACAAGCCGCCATATCACATATTCTTCGGCTATGGCAGCGACAATTCGCCTGTGGAATTCTTTTTCGAAATGACA AAGGACGATGGCAACTTTGACGGGCCAGTGGTGGAGCTGGGTATCTCTGGACACTATATGAGTCATCTGAGTAAACGCGATGCGACGACCCGAAAATTCATTGAAGATCTGCCGGACTTTGCCCATCCCATGGAGTGGCCAAGTTCCTATGAAAGATACATATTCTGA